One window from the genome of Sebastes umbrosus isolate fSebUmb1 chromosome 12, fSebUmb1.pri, whole genome shotgun sequence encodes:
- the ano8a gene encoding anoctamin-8 has protein sequence MQAATGAADPVNAAASVNSCTADVDGSSDGAAAAGERRMERTERTGTLPSELQDRTSNQQQQHYMSSLSPSGVLDKLFGKHLLQARHYIMSRKSWLKMVPTENCDILMTFPDTIDDHTMLWLLNQIRLGIPQVSIQVRQHKHTQAHAFFITTTFENLLRGAEQMGMHKAVKPQFGGGMRRFSCEEDNIYENIDSELCFFTSQERQGIIKYWLDNLRAKQGEVLHNIHFLEGQPIIPELQARGVIHQMFPLHEQRILNQLMTSWVQAVCERQPLDDICDYFGVKIGMYFAWLGFYTNSMLYPAVIGFLLWILAEADQTSQDICCVVFALFNVVWATLFLERWKRREAELAYRWGTLDTPAESLEEPRPQFRGVKRCSPITGCEEFYYPPWKRALFRWLVSLPICLLCLCFVFLAMLLCLELQEVVMEIQELPGITRFIPKILLAVTVTICDEVYKKIAYWLNDMENYRLQSAYENNLIIKMVFFEFINSYLSLFYIGFYLKDMERLKEMLATLLIFRQFLQNIKEVLQPYLYEQNKLGVFTPKVLWELVQTIILKYGRLALGKVQASMTAYSFLGSRGIPANHAANGNPEQKRRGDLKAGFRLTEEEWDLNDSNLKQRKVSFTEKVDYQDVTAEAQPVDRSYLEDSPTLVEEGMDPSCIFDSCDEDSDCESLAQETDSLCQRRKIGEENKKSWIDPPEEVKTVSLTQAEIESCMQTYEDTLQDYQEMFIQFGYVVLFSSAFPLAAMCALINNIIEIRSDALKLCTGLQRPFGQRVENIGQWQTAMEAMGLIAIIVNCYLIGQCGQLQRLFPWLSPEMTIISIVLLEHFAILLKYIIHVAIPDIPGWVAEEMAKLEYRRREAFKKHEQQAQQHFQQQLRRRREEEELQRQAELQAEARQESDHRADAQHQHHHDKAPGGKGGDKPKRPSSLLGNNNVMKLKQIIPLQGKFSSGNSRSPAQSPTGGEAKLPGFLKFLKSPEAKKEPAVAAGAPGSIVTSSALPSGQERSQSPNRTFSPGKLFSFSKSEGTVVCVNGTPPASQPANAQPNRGDLNTTVEELPSSESDKGESRQSTDLENSKSYNT, from the exons atgcaggcGGCCACCGGAGCAGCTGATCCTGTAAACGCTGCTGCTTCTGTAAACAGTTGCACCGCAGACGTCGACGGCAGCAGCGacggggcagcagcagcaggagagaggaggatggagaggacggagaggacGGGGACACTGCCGAGCGAGCTGCAGGACAGGACCagcaaccagcagcagcagcattataTGTCCTCCTTATCACCATCCGGGGTGCTCG ATAAACTGTTTGGGAAGCATCTTCTGCAGGCCAGACACTACATTATGTCCCGTAAGTCCTGGCTGAAGATGGTGCCCACCGAAAACTGTGACATCCTGATGACATTCCCAG ATACAATAGATGACCACACTATGCTGTGGCTCCTGAATCAGATTCGTCTTGGAATCCCACAAGTCAGCATTCAGGTTCggcagcacaaacacacccagGCACACGCCTTCTTCATCACGACAACGTTTGAGAA CTTACTGCGAGGAGCGGAGCAGATGGGCATGCACAAGGCTGTCAAGCCGCAGTTCGGCGGCGGGATGCGGCGCTTTTCCTGCGAGGAAGACAACATCTATGAGAACATAGACAGCGAGCTCTGCTTTTTTACCTCACAG GAGCGTCAGGGCATTATAAAGTATTGGCTGGACAATCTGCGAGCCAAACAGGGGGAGGTGCTCCACAACATTCACTTCCTGGAGGGGCAGCCAATCA TTCCAGAGTTGCAGGCTCGGGGGGTGATCCATCAAATGTTTCCTCTCCACGAGCAGAGGATCCTCAACCAGCTGATGACGTCTTGGGTCCAGGCTGTGTGTGAAAGGCAGCCTCTGG ATGATATCTGTGACTACTTTGGGGTGAAGATCGGCATGTATTTTGCCTGGCTGGGTTTCTACACCAACTCCATGCTTTACCCCGCTGTCATCGGCTTTCTGCTCTGGATACTCGCCGAGGCCGACCAG ACCAGTCAGGATATCTGCTGTGTGGTTTTCGCCCTCTTCAACGTTGTGTGGGCGACGTTGTTTCTGGAGCGCTGGAAGAGGCGAGAGGCGGAGCTGGCCTACAGGTGGGGCACCCTGGACACCCCCGCAGAGTCCTTGGAGGAGCCCAGGCCGCAGTTCAGG GGAGTGAAGCGTTGCAGTCCCATAACGGGCTGTGAGGAGTTCTACTACCCGCCCTGGAAGAGAGCTCTGTTCAGATGGCTGGTCAGCCTGCCCATctgcctcctctgtctctgcttTGTCTTCCTCGCTATGCTCCTCTGCCTGGAACTGCAG GAGGTGGTGATGGAGATTCAGGAGCTACCTGGTATCACAAGATTCATTCCTAAGATACTTCTGGCCGTCACTGTGACCATATGTGATGAGGTGTATAAGAAGATCGCCTACTGGCTTAATGACATGG AGAACTACAGACTTCAGAGTGCCTACGAGAATAATCTCATCATCAAGATGGTTTTT TTTGAATTCATCAATTCTTACCTTAGCCTTTTCTACATCGGATTCTACCTCAAGGACATGGAGCGACTTAAGGag ATGCTCGCCACTCTACTGATCTTCCGCCAGTTCCTTCAGAACATCAAAGAGGTCCTCCAGCCTTATCTCTACGAGCAAAACAAGCTGGGCGTCTTCACCCCCAAGGTGCTGTGGGAGCTCGTCCAAACCATCATACTCAAGTACGGTCGCCTGGCTCTGGGAAAGGTTCAGGCCTCGATGACAGCCTATTCCTTCCTTGGTTCCAGAGGGATCCCCGCCAATCACGCTGCCAACGGTAACCCagagcagaagaggagaggggatcTGAAAGCCGGATTCAGGCTGACAGAAGAAGAGTGGGACCTGAACGACAGCAATCTGAAGCAACGCAAGGTCAGCTTCACCGAGAAGGTCGACTACCAGGACGTCACGGCAGAGGCGCAGCCGGTGGATCGCAGCTACCTTGAGGACAGTCCCACGCTGGTAGAGGAAGGGATGGATCCGTCCTGTATTTTTGACAGCTGTGATGAGGACAGTGATTGTGAATCGCTGGCTCAG GAAACTGACTCTCTCTGTCAGAGAAGAAAGATTGGTGAAGAGAACAAGAAGTCCTGGATCGATCCACCAGAAGAAGTCAAAACTGTCTCTCTGACCCAGGCTGAGATTGAGAGCTGTATGCAGACATACGAG GACACGCTTCAGGACTACCAGGAAATGTTCATCCAGTTTGGCTACGTGGTGCTCTTCTCCTCTGCGTTTCCCCTGGCAGCTATGTGTGCTCTTATCAACAACATCATCGAGATCCGCAGCGACGCCCTGAAGCTCTGCACCGGCCTGCAGAGACCCTTCGGACAGAGGGTGGAGAACATCGGGCAATGGCAG ACTGCGATGGAGGCCATGGGCTTGATAGCCATTATAGTGAACTGTTACCTGATTGGTCAGTGTGGGCAGCTGCAGCGTCTGTTCCCCTGGCTGAGTCCTGAGATGACCATCATCTCCATCGTCTTACTGGAG CACTTTGCAATCCTCCTAAAGTACATCATCCATGTTGCCATCCCTGATATCCCTGGCTGGGTAGCAGAAGAGATGGCCAAGCTAGAGTACCGACGAAGGGAAGCTTTCAAG AAGCACGAGCAGCAGGCCCAGCAGCACTTCCAACAGCAGCTCAGACGCCGgcgtgaggaggaggagctccaGCGTCAGGCCGAGCTGCAGGCCGAGGCCCGGCAGGAGAGCGACCACAGGGCGGACGCtcagcaccagcaccaccacGACAAAGCGCCGGGGGGCAAAGGGGGGGATAAGCCCAAGAGACCCAGCTCTCTGCTGGGAAACAACAACGTGATGAAGCTGAAGCAGATCATCCCTCTGCAGGGGAAGTTTTCCTCCGGTAACTCGCGCTCACCAGCCCAGTCCCCAACGGGAGGTGAGGCGAAGCTCCCAGGATTCCTGAAGTTCCTGAAGTCACCTGAGGCGAAAAAAGAGCCAGCAGTGGCAGCTGGAGCGCCGGGCTCAATCGTgacctcctctgctctccctaGTGGCCAAGAGAGGTCACAGTCCCCCAACAGGACATTCAGTCCTGGCAAGCTGTTCAGTTTTAGCAAATCAGAGGGGACGGTGGTGTGTGTGAACGGGACGCCGCCAGCGTCCCAGCCTGCTAACGCTCAGCCCAACAGGGGCGACTTAAACACAACCGTGGAGGAACTACCCTCCAGTGAGTCCGATAAAGGAGAATCAAGACAATCGACTGATTTAGAGAACTCAAAGAGTTATAATACATGA
- the LOC119497981 gene encoding DET1- and DDB1-associated protein 1-like: MEKSDFLKGLPVYNKNNFSRFHADSVCKASNRRPSVYLPTREYPSEQIIVTEKTNILLRYLHQQWDKKNSAKKREQDPGEGENTAPPRKIARTDSRELNEDS; encoded by the exons ATGGAGAAG TCAGATTTCCTGAAGGGACTACCTGtctacaacaaaaacaacttcaGCAGGTTCCATGCAGACTCTGTATGCAAAGCATCA AACCGTCGACCATCTGTGTATCTTCCAACCCGGGAATATCCATCAGAGCAGA TCATAGTCACAGAGAAGACAAACATCCTATTGCGATATCTTCACCAACAGTGGGACAAAAAG aATTCAGCAAAGAAGCGAGAGCAGGAtccaggagagggagagaacacGGCGCCTCCACGGAAAATAGCCAGAACAGACAGTCGGGAGCTGAATGAGGATTCGTGA
- the mrpl34 gene encoding 39S ribosomal protein L34, mitochondrial → MNIIRSSFSRLRGITTFTSIPAGNLAVTGNPHLRLFSNWIAPRAAAGLQVSRCGPLSSQAEGSGVFQQLPWQYQQVRTKKRGTEYQPKNIKRKRTHGWIKRISSVGGIEVLLRRMLKGRKSLSH, encoded by the exons ATGAATATTATACGCTCGTCTTTCTCCCGACTGCGTGGAATAACCACTTTCACCAG CATCCCTGCTGGGAACCTTGCAGTAACTGGCAACCCTCACCTTAGATTATTCAGCAACTGGATTGCACCTAGAGCAGCTGCAGGACTTCAGGTTTCCAGATGTGGGCCACTTTCTTCACAAGCTGAGGGTTCAGGAGTGTTCCAACAGCTCCCGTGGCAATACCAGCAGGTACGGACCAAGAAGAGAGGCACAGAGTATCAGCCCAAGAACATCAAACGCAAGAGGACCCACGGCTGGATCAAGAGGATCAGCTCAGTAGGCGGCATCGAGGTGCTTCTACGGCGTATGTTGAAGGGACGGAAATCACTCTCACACTGA